A region from the Mycobacterium heidelbergense genome encodes:
- a CDS encoding IS630 family transposase, which produces MRAATPALNASDGQREVLEVLARSRTAPHRQVQRAKALLLAAEGVANTRIGQQVGVSAATVQSWRERFVEDGVAKLGKVRSGRGRKPAIPQAKIDEIVDLTRNSTPEGETHWSCRSMAKKAGVSKDTVQRVWAARGLRPHLVTTFKLSNDPKFEEKLIDVVGLYLDPPDRAIVLCMDEKSSVQALDRTQPSLPMVPGRAQTMTHDYKRHGTTTLFAALDVLTGKVIGSCLPKHRHQEFLRFLHTIDREVPKGLDIHMILDNYATHKHPDVTAWLDKHPRFHLHFTPTSSSWLNLIERWFRELTDKALRRGVFHSVPDLIAKIEAYLDATNADPTPFVWTATAESILTKVTRGRVALETSAKTETHH; this is translated from the coding sequence ATGCGCGCTGCCACTCCTGCTTTGAATGCCTCCGACGGTCAACGCGAGGTGCTGGAGGTGCTGGCGCGGTCGCGTACGGCGCCGCATCGGCAGGTGCAGCGGGCCAAAGCGCTGCTGTTGGCCGCCGAAGGTGTGGCTAATACCCGGATCGGGCAGCAAGTCGGGGTGAGCGCGGCAACTGTGCAGTCCTGGCGTGAGCGGTTTGTCGAGGACGGTGTCGCCAAGCTCGGCAAGGTGCGGTCGGGTCGCGGCCGAAAGCCAGCTATTCCGCAGGCGAAGATCGACGAAATCGTTGATCTCACACGCAATTCCACGCCCGAAGGCGAGACACACTGGAGTTGCCGGTCGATGGCGAAGAAAGCGGGGGTCTCCAAGGACACCGTGCAGCGGGTGTGGGCTGCGCGTGGTCTTAGGCCGCATCTGGTGACGACCTTCAAGCTGTCCAACGACCCGAAGTTCGAAGAGAAGCTGATCGATGTGGTCGGCTTGTATTTGGACCCGCCGGACCGCGCGATCGTGCTGTGTATGGACGAGAAATCGTCGGTGCAGGCGCTCGACCGCACCCAGCCATCGCTGCCGATGGTCCCCGGCCGTGCGCAGACGATGACCCACGACTACAAACGCCATGGCACCACCACCCTGTTCGCTGCCCTCGACGTACTCACCGGCAAGGTGATCGGATCATGCCTGCCCAAACACCGCCACCAAGAGTTCCTGAGGTTTCTGCACACCATCGACCGGGAAGTTCCCAAAGGCCTTGACATACATATGATCCTGGATAACTACGCCACCCACAAACACCCCGACGTCACAGCCTGGCTCGACAAGCACCCCCGATTCCACTTGCATTTCACCCCGACCTCGTCGTCATGGCTGAACCTCATCGAGCGTTGGTTCCGCGAACTCACCGACAAGGCCCTGCGGCGCGGAGTGTTCCACTCCGTCCCCGACCTCATCGCGAAAATCGAGGCCTACCTCGACGCCACCAACGCCGATCCCACACCATTCGTCTGGACCGCCACCGCCGAGTCCATCCTGACCAAAGTCACACGCGGCCGCGTCGCACTCGAAACCTCAGCTAAAACCGAGACACACCACTAG
- a CDS encoding glutamine synthetase III family protein, protein MSGNAVRLQAINNVEAYVPPAISFIPGETPGEIFGSNVFTKAEMQARLPKSVYKSVVATIEKGAKLDPAIADSVAAAMKDWALEKGATHYAHVFYPMTGLTAEKHDSFLEPVSDGQTLAEFAGKTLIQGEPDASSFPSGGLRSTFEARGYTGWDVTSPAYVLENPNGNTLCIPTVFVSMTGEALDYKTPLLRSQQAMGIHAERILKLFGHKDLNKVVSFCGPEQEYFLVDRHFFLARPDLINAGRTVFGAKPPKGQEFDDHYFGAIPERVLGFMMDVERELFKLGIPAKTRHNEVAPGQFEVAPMFERANIASDHQQLLMTVFKTLAKKHGMECLFHEKPFAGVNGSGKHVNFSVGNAELGSLLVPGDTPHENAQFLVFCAAVIRAVHKFAGLLRVSVASATNDHRLGANEAPPAIISIFLGEQLADVFEQIAKGTAMSSKGKGTMIIGVDTLPHLPTDPGDRNRTSPFAFTGNRFEFRAPGSGQTVAVPMIVLNTIMADSFDYLATILEKAVEGGEDFDMAVQKLLTDVITEHGAVVFNGDGYSENWQIEAAERGLPNLKTTLDAIPELIKPAAIEVFEKYGVFNERELHSRYEVRLEQYALTIAVEAKLTLEIGTTVILPAAVRYQTELAQNVAALKAAGIEPSMTALEAISTPLTDLDAALTTLKTALTDHSAEFGLDGAKHAQQVLLKAMDEVRAVTDTLEGIVADDLWPLPTYQEMLYIL, encoded by the coding sequence TTGAGCGGAAACGCAGTTCGCCTACAGGCGATCAACAACGTCGAGGCATATGTGCCCCCGGCCATCAGTTTTATCCCCGGTGAAACCCCAGGCGAGATCTTCGGCTCCAACGTCTTCACCAAGGCCGAGATGCAGGCACGGCTGCCCAAATCGGTGTACAAGTCCGTGGTGGCGACGATCGAGAAAGGCGCCAAGCTCGATCCTGCCATCGCCGACTCGGTCGCGGCGGCCATGAAGGACTGGGCGCTGGAGAAGGGTGCCACCCACTACGCCCACGTGTTCTACCCGATGACCGGCCTGACCGCGGAGAAGCACGACAGCTTCTTAGAACCCGTCTCCGATGGGCAGACGCTTGCCGAGTTCGCCGGCAAGACCCTCATCCAGGGTGAGCCTGATGCCTCCAGCTTCCCCTCGGGCGGGCTGCGCAGCACCTTCGAGGCGCGCGGCTACACCGGCTGGGACGTCACCAGCCCGGCCTACGTTCTGGAGAACCCGAACGGCAATACACTTTGTATACCAACGGTTTTCGTCTCGATGACCGGTGAGGCACTGGACTACAAGACACCGCTGCTGCGCAGCCAGCAGGCGATGGGTATCCACGCCGAGCGCATCCTGAAGCTGTTCGGTCACAAGGACCTCAATAAGGTCGTGTCGTTCTGTGGCCCGGAGCAGGAGTACTTCCTGGTCGATCGGCACTTCTTCCTGGCCCGACCGGACCTGATCAACGCCGGTCGCACAGTTTTCGGCGCCAAGCCGCCCAAAGGCCAGGAGTTCGACGACCACTACTTCGGTGCGATTCCCGAGCGGGTCCTCGGCTTCATGATGGACGTCGAACGGGAGCTGTTCAAACTCGGAATCCCCGCCAAAACACGGCACAACGAGGTCGCCCCCGGCCAATTCGAAGTGGCGCCGATGTTCGAGCGGGCCAACATCGCCTCCGACCACCAGCAGCTGCTGATGACGGTCTTCAAGACGCTGGCTAAAAAGCACGGCATGGAATGCCTGTTCCACGAGAAGCCGTTCGCCGGCGTCAACGGATCGGGGAAGCACGTCAACTTCTCGGTGGGCAACGCCGAACTGGGCTCGCTGCTGGTTCCCGGCGACACGCCGCACGAGAACGCCCAATTCCTGGTCTTTTGCGCCGCGGTGATTCGCGCTGTGCATAAATTCGCTGGGCTGCTTCGTGTTTCGGTCGCGTCGGCCACCAACGACCACCGCTTGGGCGCCAATGAGGCGCCGCCCGCGATCATCTCGATCTTCCTTGGGGAACAACTCGCCGATGTGTTCGAGCAGATCGCCAAGGGCACGGCCATGTCGTCAAAAGGCAAGGGCACCATGATCATCGGTGTCGACACATTGCCCCACCTGCCGACCGATCCCGGCGACCGTAACCGTACTAGCCCGTTCGCGTTCACCGGCAACCGGTTTGAGTTCCGCGCCCCCGGCTCCGGGCAGACCGTTGCCGTGCCGATGATCGTCCTCAACACGATCATGGCGGACTCATTCGACTACCTGGCGACAATCCTGGAGAAGGCGGTCGAAGGCGGCGAGGACTTCGACATGGCCGTGCAGAAGCTGCTCACCGATGTCATCACCGAACACGGTGCGGTGGTGTTCAACGGGGACGGCTACTCGGAGAACTGGCAGATTGAGGCAGCCGAGCGAGGCTTGCCGAACCTCAAGACCACGCTGGACGCCATTCCGGAGCTGATCAAGCCGGCGGCAATCGAGGTGTTCGAAAAATATGGGGTGTTCAACGAACGCGAGCTGCACAGCCGCTATGAGGTCCGCCTCGAGCAGTACGCGCTGACCATCGCGGTCGAGGCGAAGCTGACCCTGGAGATCGGGACGACGGTTATCCTGCCGGCCGCTGTTCGCTACCAGACCGAGCTCGCACAGAACGTCGCGGCATTGAAGGCCGCCGGCATAGAGCCGAGCATGACTGCACTGGAAGCGATTTCGACTCCACTCACCGATCTCGACGCGGCGCTGACCACGCTGAAGACGGCGCTGACGGATCACTCGGCGGAATTCGGGCTGGACGGGGCCAAGCACGCTCAGCAGGTGCTGCTCAAGGCGATGGATGAGGTGCGTGCCGTCACTGACACGCTGGAAGGCATTGTGGCCGACGACCTATGGCCGCTACCCACCTACCAGGAGATGCTCTACATCCTCTGA
- a CDS encoding adenylate/guanylate cyclase domain-containing protein: protein MHDAVVDNPVRLLVVDDEEDVQALLRGRFRKELQRGEYVLNFTTDPIQALRMLDEDPDLDVFITDLNMPQMNGLEVLTEVSKLRRPLKTIVLTAYNDLANIRAAMMRGAFDFQVKPLNVEDLRATIAKAAAIVRELQAGEEARRRARELVEQNRRVEDIFGRYVCEEVKARLLAYPEGRLDSERCTLTVLMADIRGFTRLSETLPPEQVVQVLNGYLEHASDVMFRRNGTINEILGDGLLVFFGAPISDGDATEHAVAAALELQLGMQELNALHRERGLPELAIGIGVHSGEAVVGSIGSRRRQKYTAIGNTINLVARIESHTCRRTGVGVRLRVSRDPQYRTHIGLVSDACERRYRVDYRPRCQRASRRVQHRAAQRRSSLDSSCGAQANRYGGHQGQSRW from the coding sequence ATGCATGACGCGGTGGTGGACAACCCAGTAAGGCTCCTGGTTGTCGATGACGAGGAGGATGTTCAAGCACTCTTGAGGGGCCGTTTTCGCAAGGAACTCCAGCGTGGTGAGTACGTCTTGAACTTCACCACGGATCCGATTCAGGCTTTGCGAATGCTCGATGAGGACCCTGATCTCGATGTTTTCATCACTGATCTGAATATGCCTCAGATGAACGGCCTCGAAGTGCTGACCGAGGTTTCCAAGCTGCGGCGTCCGCTGAAGACCATCGTGCTCACTGCGTACAACGACCTGGCAAATATACGAGCCGCGATGATGCGCGGTGCCTTCGACTTTCAGGTGAAACCGCTCAACGTGGAAGATCTTCGAGCCACTATCGCCAAGGCCGCCGCGATTGTGCGGGAGCTGCAAGCTGGTGAGGAAGCCCGGCGGCGTGCCCGCGAGCTGGTGGAACAGAACCGCCGCGTCGAGGACATCTTCGGCCGCTACGTGTGTGAGGAGGTGAAGGCGCGTCTTTTGGCGTATCCCGAAGGGCGCCTGGACAGTGAACGATGCACGCTCACGGTGCTGATGGCGGACATCCGCGGTTTCACCCGATTGTCCGAGACTCTCCCACCCGAACAGGTTGTTCAGGTGCTGAACGGTTATCTCGAGCACGCGAGCGATGTCATGTTCCGCCGGAACGGAACGATCAACGAAATCCTCGGCGATGGCCTACTCGTCTTTTTCGGCGCACCGATCAGCGACGGCGATGCGACAGAGCATGCGGTTGCCGCCGCCCTCGAGTTGCAGCTCGGCATGCAAGAACTCAATGCGCTTCATCGAGAACGCGGGCTCCCCGAACTCGCGATTGGGATCGGCGTGCATTCAGGGGAGGCCGTGGTCGGCTCCATCGGTTCGCGGCGGCGGCAGAAGTACACCGCGATCGGCAACACCATCAACCTGGTCGCTCGGATCGAGTCGCATACCTGTCGGAGGACAGGTGTTGGTGTCCGACTGCGCGTATCGCGAGATCCGCAATATCGCACACACATTGGGCTCGTTTCAGATGCGTGTGAAAGGCGTTACCGAGTCGATTATCGTCCACGATGTCAAAGGGCTAGCCGGCGAGTACAACATCGCGCTGCCCAGCGCCGATCGAGCCTTGACTCCTCTTGCGGTGCCCAGGCCAATAGGTATGGCGGTCATCAAGGACAAAGTCGTTGGTAA